The Apium graveolens cultivar Ventura chromosome 11, ASM990537v1, whole genome shotgun sequence genome has a window encoding:
- the LOC141695530 gene encoding uncharacterized protein LOC141695530, producing MLPIEVGSPSHRAINFDEVANEEGLRTNLELIEEVRDQAVARMERYKEKTMEHFSKKSRVKNFQVGDLVLRDTEASDPTNTGKLIPRWEGPYKIKELLRPGTYKLMNMDESEIPNTWHGLRLIKFYQ from the coding sequence ATGCTTCCCATCGAGGTAGGATCCCCCTCTCACCGGGCAATAAACTTTGACGAGGTAGCCAACGAAGAGGGGCTCAGGACAAACCTCGAGCTAATCGAAGAGGTCCGAGACCAGGCTGTTGCAAGGATGGAGAGGTACAAGGAAAAAACCATggagcacttcagcaagaagtcccgtGTCAAGAACTTCCAAGTTGGAGATCTAGTACTTCGAGACACAGAAGCTTCAGATCCAACCAACACTGGAAAGTTGATTCCCAGGTGGGAAGGGCCTTATAAAATAAAGGAATTGTTAAGGCCAGGGACATATAAGCTGATGAACATGGATGAATCCGAGATCCCAAATACctggcatggactcaggctcaTAAAATTCTATCAATAA